The Oxyura jamaicensis isolate SHBP4307 breed ruddy duck chromosome 3 unlocalized genomic scaffold, BPBGC_Ojam_1.0 oxy3_random_OJ69034, whole genome shotgun sequence genome has a segment encoding these proteins:
- the LOC118157096 gene encoding runt-related transcription factor 2-like — translation MRIPVDPSTSRRFSPPSSSLQPGKMSEVSPVVVAQQQQQQQQQQQQQQQQQEAAAAVPRLRPHDNRTMVEIIADHPAELVRTDSPNFLCSVLPSHWRCNKTLPVAF, via the coding sequence ATGCGTATTCCCGTAGATCCCAGCACCAGCCGGAGGTTCAGCcccccctccagcagcctgcagcccggCAAGATGAGCGAAGTCAGCCCGGTCGTAGTagcccaacagcagcagcagcagcagcaacagcagcagcagcagcagcagcagcaagaagcgGCGGCCGCCGTGCCCAGGCTGCGCCCCCACGATAACCGCACCATGGTGGAGATCATCGCTGACCACCCCGCCGAGCTGGTCCGCACCGACAGCCCCAACTTCCTGTGCTCCGTGCTGCCCTCGCACTGGCGCTGCAACAAGACCCTCCCGGTGGCATTC